The nucleotide window CGCTATTCTTCAATGGAAATAAAATACAGTATCATTtccaaaattcataaattttagtattttccccACCAACTActccatttatcttccaaaacaaaaaacctCGGATCTAATGATGGCATTGCTTAAGAAATAAGGAAATAAAGCATTACTACCAAATGGACCTACTTACGGGTGGCCCTGCACACGAACCAACATCTGCTGCTTCACAAACAACTTGATTAGCTTAGCTTGTACTACCTTTATGTTCACCAGTATTACCCTGATTTGGTTTCCCACCACAACAAAAGAAGTGTGGAAGCCTAGCACGACCACAACTCCTGCAGAAAAAATGTGAGGTTAATTACTCACGTCTGAACtggaaaaaataagtttaatatcTTAATGTTTTGGCAACAGTATAAGATTGGCATACAGTTAGTAAACCCACCTATGCATGTCATAAATACTTCAAAGGCAGTAAATGATGGAATCCCATATAGCAGATATAtgggaaattcattttaaaatttaccctCCCCTCCATCTGGTTCAGAGAAATACTAAGTGAGCTTCTTTGATAATGATGAGTCAGCTAATAGGAAGGCCTAAGAAATCATGGACCAGGCTATCCATGAGCCAGGTTGAAAGCTATGTCCAAACTCTATTTTCTAatgtttagaattttttttggaaactcCCACATAGATATTTAAAGATCTTTTTACAGTGGAATCCATTGTCCTCCTACAGGGCTACAACACatggtgaaaaagaaaaaccaagtgtgcttaaatattttacatatagGTAATCTAGTTTTAAGTGCTACCAATTCTTTGATCTGATGATTCTCAACTACTATTCAGAGTTGTCCTTCAACCTATGTGTCAAGAAAAATTTGGAACGAAATGATATTGTCTGCAACTTTCTAACTTCAGTGAACAGTTTGAGTAGCGTTTGAGTAGCAgtagaaacaaaaacaattttagTTATTTGGTAGCTTCATAcagtttttaaacaaaactaGAGCATGTTAGTGACTTTATACACTAATTCCTTTTGAAGTGGTAGCACATTGCAAGATAGATCCCAGTTAATGGGATTTGAGGGTAAGAGTGCGACTAAGCAAGCAAAAAACCAAGCATAATAGTTTAGGGGAGTGCAGTGTAGGAACTCATTCAGGCTTCTTTCTGGATGttaccataatttttctcttttctagactatttatttgcaggtttGACTTTGTTCATAGAAGACTAAACAGTTTCATTGCACTCCAAACTTTGGGTAGTTTAGTACAAGCATGAAGCATCAAGGATAAAGTGTCTTACTTGCATAGGACAATCACAGGAATAGGTTTCAGAGCTTTTGGTCCATTCCTTATTCCTCTTTTATGGGGAGAAACCTGCAAgccaaacaaaattttaaaaacacgTAAAAACACAAAATCGAAACAATGGCACAGTGCACAAATCATTATACTCACACCAATCCTGCTTAAAACACTACATCACATCACTACACTCTATCTATTGATATTCCCAACAgtaaaattcaaaatgacagaGAAGTGAACTGGGTACCTTGCGTTTTGGGACAGCCATGAGCTCCATGGAGCCCCCATAAGAGAAACTTGGGGAACAAAACTCGGGCAAAACGGATTGCGGCGACCGAACCCCAAGATCAATGCTTCCAGCTAAAGGAGGAGATTGGGGCACCGAATGAATAAACCTATTGAACCCTAAAACGCTGCTCAATCTCCATCTGGTGCTCCTCACAATTGCGAGCCTCGCTGCCATAGCTGTggttaaacaacaacaacaacatcatgtaGCCGTTGAAGATAGCCATGAATTGGTGGAGATTTTCAGAGGAAGTGAAGCGAACgcgaaatttgaattaaaaaaattgttgacaaATCGACCAAAAAAAGAGAGTGAGTTACCAGATTAAAACTGTGGAGGAACTTCGATGCTCGTAATTGCTGATTGGATTAACAGAAGTTAATTAGTGCTTGGAAGAATGGAGTGAGTATCGAGAACGTGCATTAGTTTGAGGTGGTGTTCATGATTGCTGCAAATTAAGTGCCACTCTCCAAACCCTAAACTTCAgtggaggattttttttttggggtaaTTTTTGTTCGAATTTATCAGCCAggtagtttttatattaattctaggttaggaataaatagtaaaaatatcTAGGACTTCATACTTAGAagtttgtaaatatttatttgacttctggttttttattttatgttcttatTATTGTTGTGAATTTTGGTTGAAGTCCGAACATTGGTTTCATTTGTTATAAATTTCTCAGAAGTCTTAGATTGTTTGATGACTATAttgagttttatatattttttattattctaacaTATAGAACTTGTAAAGTTATTTTGTTAGGGGAGacatgaaattataattatattttatttaataagatattttaattcatttttaattattacacacaTTCTATTATATGTGATTTGAACATGGTAATATCTTTATAAATATCCATCACCTTTGCCTTTGGCACATGGTAAATAACGGTTGAAGGCAACGAAGAAGGAAGgacaaataatagaaaaattacTACCATACTCTCTAGGTACAATTTTCGTTTAGCTTAttctaattgattttgatttaagaaaaaaagtgtattatGTGGGCAAATATATTCAAACATAAAAGAGATTAGCACAGTTCCTAAAATTAGTGCAATTTCAACAAAGTCCAAACGATAATAAAATTCCATTTCAACATTCTCTATTTAAGTcttgatataatataattttaaaaaataaaaaacactagcgtcaattaaaaaacattattgacttttttttcataaaaatttgcACCACCAGAAAGACATTAATTATATCCTCACGTTGATAATATCTAGCAACAAGAATTCGgtccaattttctttctctctctttaaaCACACACAGTTTCTCTCTCTTTGTGTGtgggtttaaatatattataattttcataaatgacttaatttatatttaatcttttaaaaaaattatagtgattttagtttttacaaatttaaattacttttttaagcTGTATCAATAACGTATCATATACTAAGTTGTATTACATCAGCgactattttaaaatactaacatttaacaagacatggttaataataatagttatatgTTACATCATTGTTAAGTATGTGTGTGATTTTACTGACAAATATTTTAAGCCAGTTAATATTTTCAACACACACATATGTCATGCTAACAAGTATTCTATAGGTAACTAATTAaaattctctctcttcctcACCTCCTCACTCGCTCTCTATAcaacaaataacaaattatactctgtatataaaaagaaataataacaatatatttttcaatatttattaaaaaaaaattaaaaatgtgaatTTAACTTTGTAGCTATTTAATAAATACTACCtccaattttatttataagaaataaaatataatgtattttatattataacttatttcttataaataggactagaggtaatattatttataattttatgatttttaataaataattgagaGTATATTGCTAAAAACTTCaagttgattataaaaaaataactcatatattaatttattttttaatttaaaaaatatttatccagtctcttgatatatatatatatatatatatatatatatgattgttaatatttattttaattggtgTGTATTAACAAGTTTTACCAAAATTTTAGGACAAAAATATCcaattatctctttttttcattaattttgatcATGGGATAACACATCCAAACAACAGAACGACCATTTAAGAATAAAACTcgcttataacttttttcctcaTACAGGAGAATTATCACCATCCGtcaaatcattttcttttttggcacataaaaacaaattttattaagatTAAAGATTGAAGTTGACACAATATGTGGCAAAAAAAATCACTGATTACGTACGTGAAGATCAGAATTCAATTACACGTTACACCAACCCCGGGAGAATTATCACCATAGCTTCCACTCATATGCTACATGAGTTCTAGAACAGCACCAAATTGGATATTGAAGGTGAGAGAGGTAAGAGAAACCTTGAAATTACTGAATGCTATGTGAGAAAGGTgagagaaacattttttttaaacaagaaatatttaattattataattactataacagacattaaaaaaattaatggaaagAATAGATAATTGAATATTTTGTCATAAAACTTGCTAATATACATTAACTAGAGTGTGGATACTAGCAGCTTccgtgtgtgtgtgtctatatatatatcaatgagAGTTAGATCtaataaaaagagtttttttaaaaaaaatttggtgaattaatatttgaattttcattaaGAGATGTATCAATATTTAGTTTCTAATCTTcttcaaataaatttgtttcTAATAGAACATCGATccatgcagaaaaaaaaaagttaaatcttGTAGTTAAAGTGTGAACTTAATATCTGAATAACACGGTCAAAATGATATGAAGAGAAGATTCAAATACACGGTAGAGAAGAAAGTAATAGTTAGTTCgttggcttaaatatgtttctaattttttaaatttggagttattttatttagttcttaaaaaattctgtttttattagtttcttaaattttttaaaatttatttttagtctctcattaTCTGCATTAATAGTATCATAATCTGTGAGGATTTTTTACTatcaacttttttaaatttaattttttgaaaaataatttgtgaTAGTTTAAAACCgttacaatatttaaaaaatatcataattctACATCCagctatgttttttttaaaatgtcttaATAGGTAAAAAAATGATTACTAAATCATACGATTCAAATATTTTGATGGTTTAAATTTGtaagaaattgttttttaaaaataaattagataaataaattttgacagttaaaaactataaaattgtgTAAGCATaaacacaataaataaaaaggggATAACAAtagtttttgaaagtttgaggaactaacaaaaacaaaatatttttgaagaactaaaaaaaattaattaatttaatttgaaggattagaaaaaaaaatttaaacctaGATATTATTGGTTCTGAAAGAAATGAATTCAGAGTTTCAGACGCCATTTTCAATTTCTCAGATCTAACAAAAAATCGTCATTGCATTTTCCACATAGTAAACACATGAGATTTAACTCAATTTATTTACTCAAAAGCGTAAACATATATTGAAAACTGATAAAGTAAAGTCATAATTGTTACTTAAAATGAGTAAAAAtagattattaaattattaaaattttatctattaacttattcaaaaaaacatctattaattttttactaagaattattatttcatatgttattctttaaaatgtatatttttgacAAATCCTTGATCTTGTACCAAGCATGATATAGATATACAAACATTTGCTAATCAATTATCATAATTCTTcgttttaaattgatttttttaatatagcaGTAATAGTTGTCTTTcaaattgaaatattaattaacttttcactaaataTAACACTACTATTGACTAGCCGGCACCATGCGGGCCAGGGCAAGTTCTGGCTTTCCTTCTAAGGGAACGAATAAAACGACTTTTGTCACCTTCTCcaattattaaaacaaaaaacacccAACAGAATTTCAAGCTTCCACTTGTCCACAATTTGCCCTTTGGAAatcctttcaattttttttaggagaTAGTAATCTTCTTCGTGTTAaatatgattatgattattatgGATTATAAAGTTTTCTGTTTTGAGTATTTAATGTGGTTATATATTTAagtattaaactaaaaatcaatgGTTAatctaaaaactaaaatgatctcattctaatttatatttttttaataaatttcaactaataataagaattgtatttaaaaaatgagttgAAGAATATGTTTCCATATCCCGTCCCttagtatttatttat belongs to Glycine soja cultivar W05 chromosome 5, ASM419377v2, whole genome shotgun sequence and includes:
- the LOC114412569 gene encoding uncharacterized protein LOC114412569 translates to MAARLAIVRSTRWRLSSVLGFNRFIHSVPQSPPLAGSIDLGVRSPQSVLPEFCSPSFSYGGSMELMAVPKRKVSPHKRGIRNGPKALKPIPVIVLCKSCGRARLPHFFCCGGKPNQGNTGEHKGSTS